One window from the genome of Plasmodium reichenowi strain SY57 chromosome 8, whole genome shotgun sequence encodes:
- a CDS encoding asparagine-rich antigen Pfa55-14, producing MNNNNYYYYKKNKNTNKKTSFLESKYDKVVNNVLGLFKKNNRNKFLSASSALCNDVHEQILSSRLFLDLCEEKEILLYKILKKLNILNLIYFRFLKEEDIEDVHDLHKELFPVKYHSDFYFSICNFDDNTIIDDDIIKTMEKITSSFKKNTNRKRYNSNNNNNNNNNNNCSNNCGNNCSNNCGNNCGNNRSNNCGNNRSNNCGNNYGCNNYNEIASPLKEGSHNTNSNNFKDINFANNYECNNYNNVNSYDELSTNCWNVNDDEMNDIDNYYDHDEYLEETQNDILNKFNNSIDKSGIEKKKINKKWKEDQIFSVGVFLPFSFIDYINSDYINKLLKRKCIEKLGEKDILLDYIRFMDDCNVKYEQNNTNDKFDKCDKFDKCDKFDKFDKCDTFDKFDTSDKFDTFDKYDTYGNCYNYDDSNSYCHDTHINNMKSHSNSTNNSQKSTSNCTYESFKTYCNLETGDKYYKENMNYDNLKNQRKWTNEVDAKEMSDFILSSNECSNNMNDKETQIGFDSLDEEEAFKKEDIQVNPNKNFYDCNNNSSPTNNISHYKHYDIFNFNDKKEEHTNFNKSNNNNNNNNLKSTTYNMINPHNVYRNVGTLPCNIQRNNNNNNSNNNNNNNNNNNNNNNDFVYNSFNNINYDNENIYNIYKELKQKCQLYNERNSLEEHIKNNMKYKIHLSKEMLNLYNPNERKMKRDYLIGCLSSLINYDDIINEKDYNNICDFFKNKSNNNKKGKSYLRYMYDTSKNFLENYMPIERCFNSKNDDHIYEENFKDDKFNYDHEYSDDNNSNNDSNNNNNHNNNNNNSSNDNNCKNYYNYNSNNNVKDVLYKNHREQDELTNEENNFNQCIEESYTHLNNIKDNFNYSGDIKWRKQDNLFCNNILKDLSILKKNKCVKKDARFEKILYEEIYMNKNIKAMSKKYVKKKISSIYILTVGVNEYFRGLSLASYLIEYTIYFFYFILYKMFSYNDKFYCYIDNYTFYSFSSSLKDEYNEIFDEGVISDYSSKGMENNEEKKDKEANSLIIYDECEKINPIKINDNIYNNKISCVDDEHITYNNNNNNVNEEINATKKKKKKKKKFYTLKYTNSSLNVWGKFKNTNSTENNDYNNGNNDFDIKRKSCSMNSNILLRYIPKNPKGKNNYSICNSVIKECYMQIISNDYFHHLYHNIRNKHNELRRKVKHIKNINNMENDNNKKKSNSSTTTTNNNNNISNKDNSSYLMANLIQPKNALFPLRINNKILNFFVNNFCAYNLKNKTSFNLQKVNTVKPFINNNEENYILPLYIYLHVIDYNKAAINLYNKLNFDYVHTYENFYYINKIAFSSYLYAYFF from the coding sequence atgaataataataattattattattataagaaaaataaaaatacgAATAAGAAGACTAGCTTTCTTGAATCAAAATATGATAAAGTTGTAAACAATGTATTAGGgttatttaaaaaaaataacagAAACAAATTTCTTTCAGCATCTTCAGCCTTATGTAATGATGTACATGAACAAATATTAAGCTCAAGATTATTTCTGGATTTGTGTgaagaaaaggaaatattattatacaagatattaaaaaaattgaatattttaaatttgatttattttcgttttttaaaagaagaagataTTGAAGATGTTCATGATTTACATAAAGAATTATTCCCTGTAAAATATCATTCGGATTTTTACTTCAGTATATGTAATTTTGATGATAATACAATAATTGATgatgatattataaaaactATGGAGAAAATAACTAGTTccttcaaaaaaaatacaaacaGAAAAAGATAcaatagtaataataataacaacaacaacaataataataattgtagTAATAATTGTGGTAATAATTGTAGTAATAATTGTGGTAATAATTGTGGTAATAATCGTAGTAATAATTGTGGTAATAATCGTAGTAATAATTGTGGTAATAATTATGGTTGTAATAATTACAATGAAATTGCTTCGCCATTAAAAGAAGGGAGTCATAATACAAACagtaataattttaaagaCATTAATTTTgcaaataattatgaatgtaataattataataatgtaaattCATATGATGAATTGTCAACAAATTGTTGGAACGtaaatgatgatgaaatGAATGATATAGacaattattatgatcatGATGAGTATTTAGAAGAAACACAAaatgatattttaaataaatttaataattcaaTAGATAAAAGTGGaatagaaaagaaaaaaataaataaaaagtgGAAAGAAGATCAAATATTTTCAGTGGGTGTATTTTTACCATTTTCCTTTATCgattatattaatagtgattatataaataaattgtTGAAGAGAAAATGTATAGAAAAATTGGGAGAAAAGGATATTTTACTAGACTATATAAGATTTATGGATGATTGTAATGttaaatatgaacaaaataatacaaatgataAATTTGATAAATGTGATAAATTTGATAAATGTGATAAATTTGATAAATTTGATAAGTGTGATACTTTTGATAAATTTGATACGTCTGATAAATTTGATACATttgataaatatgataCATATGGTAattgttataattatgatgataGTAATTCATATTGTCATGATActcatattaataatatgaagTCACATTCAAATTCTACAAATAACAGTCAAAAAAGTACTTCAAATTGTACTTATGAATCATTTAAAACATATTGTAATTTAGAAACAGGGGATAAATActataaagaaaatatgaattatgataatttaaaaaatcaaaGGAAGTGGACAAATGAAGTAGATGCTAAAGAAATGTCagattttattttatcatcaaatgaatgtagtaataatatgaatgataaGGAAACACAAATTGGATTTGATAGTCTAGACGAAGAGGAAgcttttaaaaaagaagatataCAAGTTAATcctaataaaaatttttatgattgtaataataattcttcGCCTACGAATAATATTAGTCATTATAAACATtatgatatttttaattttaatgaCAAAAAAGAGGAGCATACAAACTTTAATAaatctaataataataataataataataatttgaaaAGCACGACttataatatgattaaTCCCCATAATGTTTACAGAAATGTAGGTACATTACCATGTAATATACAAAGAaacaataacaataataacagcaacaataataataataataataataataataataataataataatgactTTGTGTAcaattcttttaataatataaattatgataatgaaaatatttataatatatacaaagAACTTAAACAAAAGTGTCAACTATATAACGAAAGGAATAGCTTAGAAgaacatattaaaaataatatgaaatacAAAATACATTTAAGTAAAGAAATGTTAAATTTATACAATCCaaatgaaagaaaaatgaaaagagATTATTTGATTGGATGCTTATCCTCtttaattaattatgatgatattattaatgaaaaggattataataatatttgtgatttttttaaaaacaagtcaaataataacaaaaagGGAAAGAGCTATTTAAGGTATATGTATGATACGTCGAAGAATTTTctagaaaattatatgcCTATAGAAAGATGTTTTAACTCGAAAAATGACGATCACatatatgaagaaaattttAAGGATGATAAGTTTAATTATGATCATGAATATAGTGACGACAACAACAGTAACAatgatagtaataataataacaaccacaataataataataataatagcagtaatgataataattgtaagaattattataattataatagtaataataatgtaaaagatgtgttatataaaaaccATAGAGAACAAGATGAATTGACgaatgaagaaaataatttcaATCAATGTATAGAAGAATCATACAcacatttaaataatataaaagataattttaattattctGGAGATATTAAATGGAGAAAACAagataatttattttgtaataatatattaaaagatttatcaatattaaaaaaaaacaaatgtgtaaaaaaagatgctcgttttgaaaaaattttatatgaagaaatttatatgaataaaaatataaaagcAATGTCAAagaaatatgtaaaaaaaaaaattagtagtatatatattttaacaGTTGGAGTAAATGAATATTTCCGAGGACTTAGTTTAGCATCTTACCTTATTGAATACactatttattttttttattttattctatataaaatgttttcATATAATGACAAATTTTATTGCTATATTGATAATTATACATTCTATAGTTTCTCTAGTAGTCTTAAGGatgaatataatgaaatttTTGATGAAGGGGTTATAAGTGATTATTCTTCAAAAGGCATggaaaataatgaagaaaaaaaagataaagaaGCGAACtctttaattatatatgatgaatgtgaaaaaataaatccaataaaaattaatgacaatatatataataataaaatatcttGTGTTGATGATGAACacattacatataataataataataataatgtaaacGAAGAAATTAATgcaacaaaaaaaaaaaagaaaaaaaaaaaaaaattttacaCATTAAAATACACCAACAGCTCACTGAATGTATGGGggaaatttaaaaatacaaatagtacagaaaataatgattataataatggtAATAATGATTTTGATATTAAACGTAAATCTTGTAGTATGAACAGTAACATTTTGCTAAGATATATTCCAAAAAATCCAAAAGgcaaaaataattatagtaTTTGTAATAGTGTTATAAAAGAATGTTATATGCAAATTATATCAAATgattattttcatcatctatatcataatattcGTAATAAACACAATGAACTCAGAAGAAAAgtaaaacatataaaaaatataaataatatggaaaatgataataataaaaaaaaaagtaatagtagtactactactactaataataataataatattagtaATAAAGATAATTCATCATATCTAATGGCTAATCTGATCCAACCCAAAAATGCTTTGTTCCCTCTTCGtataaataacaaaatattaaacttttttgttaataaCTTTTGTGCTTATAAtctaaaaaataaaacatcTTTTAATTTACAAAAAGTTAATACTGTCAAAccatttataaataataatgaagaaaattatattcttccgttgtacatatatttacatgTTATAGACTATAACAAAGCAGCTATTAATTTGTATaacaaattaaattttGATTATGTGCATACATATGAAAACTTTTATTacattaataaaattgCCTTTTCATCTTATTTGTATgcttattttttttaa